The stretch of DNA TAGAGCTCGTGTCACTGCTGTTTTACGTGTTGTTAGATTTCTTCTGTTGCAAGGTCTTGCTTTTCGTGGACATGATGAATCTTCTAGTTCCACAAATAGGGATAACTTTCTAGAGATGCTGAATTGGTATGGGACAGAAGTTGAAAGTGTTGGTCGTGTGATTAATGAAAATGCTCCtggaaataatcaaatgacttcTCCACAAATACAAAAAGAGTTAGTAAGGGCTTGTGCAGAAGAGACCACACGGGtcattattgatgagattgGAGATAGTCATTTCTCTATACTTCTTGATGAGTCTCGtaacaaatcaataaaagagCAAATGGCTGTGATTGTGAGGTTTGTGAACAAGCAAGGCCAAgtaattgaaagatttcttgCTGTTGAACATGTTGCCGATACTTCAGCCTCTTCATTAAAGACAGCTTTGGATGGATTGTTTGCCCGTTATGGTTTATCTATTTCTAGATTGAGAGGGCAGGGGTATGATGGAGCTTCTAATATGAAAGGGCAATTTAATGGGTTGAAgacattaattttgaatgaaaatccattTGCCTTTTATGTTCATTGCTTTGCCCACCAATTGCAGTTGGTTGTTGTTTCTGTTGCTAAAGGCATTTTGGCTATTAGTGATTTTTTCAGCTATGTCACTATAATTGTGAACATTGTGGGGGCTTCTTGCAAAAGGAGAGATGTGTTGCTTCAGAAACAACATGATAAGATTGTGGAGAAATTGGAGAAAGGTGAAATCTTTTCAGGAAGGGGCAAACATCAAGAGACTAATCTTGCAAGACCTGATGATACTCGGTGGGGCACAAATTATACAACTTTAATCCGGCTATTTACTATGTGGGAGTCAGTATTAGAGGTGTTAGAGAATGTGTGTAATGATGGGAATGTTGCAGAACAAAGAGGCATAGCATCGGGTTTGATACAAAGGATGGagagttttgaatttatatttatcttgcaTCTGATGATCAAAGTATTGGGATTAACTAATGACCTGTCAAATGCCTTGCAGCAGAAAGATCAAAACATTGTTAATGCAATGGGGTTGATTGTAACTGTCAAAAAACCTATGCAAGACTTGAGAGAAAATGGATGGGGTATATTTTTAGAAGAAGTAAAGAGTTTATGTGTTGCAATGTCAGTTTCAGTG from Dioscorea cayenensis subsp. rotundata cultivar TDr96_F1 unplaced genomic scaffold, TDr96_F1_v2_PseudoChromosome.rev07_lg8_w22 25.fasta BLBR01001811.1, whole genome shotgun sequence encodes:
- the LOC120257032 gene encoding zinc finger MYM-type protein 1-like → MSSTSDASTVPQKKSRVEFDPSDIIADPGLRKPIEEYDIGIRDQVRREYLLMGPCQPVGHNFPRKQQGKDLRSFKEVWFQKFDWLEYSVEKDAAYCFYCYLFKQSRGDKLGIDAFTKTRFSNWKKAMEVFTEHVGGVNSNHNNARRHCEDFKNQRQSVSHIFSSHSREMEIAYRARVTAVLRVVRFLLLQGLAFRGHDESSSSTNRDNFLEMLNWYGTEVESVGRVINENAPGNNQMTSPQIQKELVRACAEETTRVIIDEIGDSHFSILLDESRNKSIKEQMAVIVRFVNKQGQVIERFLAVEHVADTSASSLKTALDGLFARYGLSISRLRGQGYDGASNMKGQFNGLKTLILNENPFAFYVHCFAHQLQLVVVSVAKGILAISDFFSYVTIIVNIVGASCKRRDVLLQKQHDKIVEKLEKGEIFSGRGKHQETNLARPDDTRWGTNYTTLIRLFTMWESVLEVLENVCNDGNVAEQRGIASGLIQRMESFEFIFILHLMIKVLGLTNDLSNALQQKDQNIVNAMGLIVTVKKPMQDLRENGWGIFLEEVKSLCVAMSVSVPNMEDSISVRGRSRRGGQLVTYYHHYHAEIFIAVIDLLTSEMNNRFSETST